The nucleotide sequence AGGGAGATACTCCCGAAATTCTGCAAAGACGCGTTATGGAAGAGGCAGAATGGAAGATATTACCTCAGGCTATTAAACTTATATGTAACGGAGGATTATAATGAGTATACTTAATTTATCAGAAGAATTAAAGAATAATACATATCCGGGCAGAGGAATTGTTATCGGTAAAAGTGAAGACGGAGAAAAAATGGTTATCGCTTACTTTATTATGGGAAGAAGTGAAAACAGCCGTAACAGAGTTTTTGTAGAAGATAGTGAAGGTATTAAAACAAAAGCATTCTGCGAAGAAAAGTTAGTTGATCCAAGCCTTATTATATACTCTCCTGTAAGAGTAATTGATAATAAAACAATTGTTACAAACGGTGACCAGACTGATACAGTATATGACTTTATAAAGGAAGGTAAAACTTTTGAAGAAGCATTAAGAACCAGACAGTTTGAACCTGATGCACCAAACTTCACACCAAGAATTTCAGGGATTGTTGAAGGCGATTTTTATAAACTTTCTATTTTAAAAAGTGCAGACGGAGATCCGTCAGGCGACCACAGATATTTTTACGAATATTCAAATACAGGAAATGGTATCGGCCATTTTATCCATACATATAAATGTGACGGTAATCCTATCCCTTCATTTTATGGCGAACCTGAATGTGTTGAATTAAAAGGTGACATTGATACGTTTACAAAAAATGTATGGGAAAGTTTAAACAGTGATAATAAAGTATCTTTATTTGTAAGATTTATTGATATTAAAACAGGTAAATTTGATACAAGAATTGTAAATAAGAATGTTTAAGGTGGAGTGAAAATGAAAGAAATAGAATTAAAATACGGATGTAATCCTAATCAGAAACCTGCAAGAATTTTTATAAAAGAAGGAGATTTACCGTTAAAAGTTTTAAATGGTAAACCTGGTTATATAAACTTTCTTGATGCTTTTAACAGTTTCCAACTTGTAAAAGAATTAAAGAAAGCAACAGGACTTCCTGCTGCAGCATCTTTTAAACATGTAA is from Oscillospiraceae bacterium and encodes:
- a CDS encoding inosine monophosphate cyclohydrolase — encoded protein: MSILNLSEELKNNTYPGRGIVIGKSEDGEKMVIAYFIMGRSENSRNRVFVEDSEGIKTKAFCEEKLVDPSLIIYSPVRVIDNKTIVTNGDQTDTVYDFIKEGKTFEEALRTRQFEPDAPNFTPRISGIVEGDFYKLSILKSADGDPSGDHRYFYEYSNTGNGIGHFIHTYKCDGNPIPSFYGEPECVELKGDIDTFTKNVWESLNSDNKVSLFVRFIDIKTGKFDTRIVNKNV